The Parambassis ranga chromosome 14, fParRan2.1, whole genome shotgun sequence genome includes a window with the following:
- the akap10 gene encoding A-kinase anchor protein 10, mitochondrial, with protein MSFFKRKAKSKEPERVTDAKVSRAPVNPHSPSLGLKNHHAIQEAAGPSHVAINAISANMDSFARGRTAILKKQPSHMEAAHFGDLGHSSVNYQPQETRSRLSKTVDQVLRDNVAMPHYMHFTELQGADHLVRFWLEAESFRSTSWSRVRAHSLNSVKHSSLAEPVPMSQEGSELSELAQNSTNTFTRHSSSEGPMGIFERRDSSSTERPNTPQTDTPRSQTPSRTGTPCKMQSNSTLRDLSDKLMKSIEKDAVTVFTKYISPDAVRPIPITEQIRNDIVAKICGEDGMVDPNCFVIAQSVVFAILEQQHFSEFLRSHHFCKYQIEVLTSGSVFLADILFCESALFYFSEYMEKEEAMNVLQFWLAADNFQNQLAAKKGQYDGQEAQNDAMILYDKYFSLQATNPLGFGDSVRMEIESNICREGGPLPDCFTTPLRQAWTTMEKVYMPGFLSSNLYYKYLSDLINSVRADEFVNVSTPGQVGPTDNDRSSSNASDGSHAQQSAKKAAIKILKNFDEAITVDVANLDPESLYQRPYAGKMTFGKVNELGQFIREAEPEPDVKKSKGSMFSQAMKKWVQGNSDEAQEEMAWQIAKMIVNDVVHQSNHDSPGKSTKL; from the exons ATGTCGTTTTTCAAGAGGAAAG CCAAAAGCAAAGAACCTGAGAGAGTGACAGATGCTAAAGTCAGTAGAG CTCCAGTCAACCCTCACTCGCCGTCGCTGGGACTGAAGAACCACCATGCCATCCAGGAAGCAGCCGGGCCTAGCCATGTTGCTATCAACGCCATCTCCGCCAACATGGACTCCTTCGCCCGTGGTCGTACCGCCATCCTCAAGAAACAGCCGAGCCACATGGAGGCTGCGCACTTTGGGGATCTTG GTCATTCCAGTGTGAACTATCAGCCCCAGGAGACCCGCTCTCGGCTGTCCAAGACGGTAGACCAGGTTCTGCGTGACAATGTGGCGATGCCCCACTACATGCATTTCACGGAACTCCAGGGTGCTGACCACCTGGTTCGATTCTGGTTGGAGGCCGAGAGTTTCCGCTCTACCAGTTGGTCTCGTGTCCGAGCACACAGCCTCAACTCGGTAAAACACAGCTCCTTGGCTGAGCCCGTCCCCATGTCCCAAGAGGGCTCAGAGCTCTCAGAGCTCGCCCAGAACTCAACCAACACTTTCACTCGGCACAGTAGCAGTGAAGGACCTATGGGTATATTTGAGCGGCGGGACTCCTCCAGCACAGAGAGACCCAACACACCTCAAACGGACACCCCCAGAAGTCAGACTCCCTCCAGGACAGGGACTCCCTGCAAAATGCAATCGAACAGCACCCTGCGAGATCTCTCTGACAAACTTATGAAAA GTATAGAAAAAGATGCTGTTACGGTCTTCACCAAGTACATCTCTCCAGACGCTGTGAGGCCCATCCCcatcacagaacagatcagaaatGATATAGTTG CTAAGATCTGTGGAGAAGATGGAATGGTGGATCCAAACTGCTTCGTCATCGCACAGTCAGTTGTCTTCGCCATCTTAGAACAACA GCACTTTAGCGAGTTCCTGCGGAGCCATCATTTCTGTAAATATCAGATTGAAGTGTTGACTAGCGGCTCTGTGTTCCTGGCTGACATATTGTTCTGTGAGTCAGCGCTCTTCTACTTCTCTGAG TACATGGAAAAGGAAGAGGCCATGAATGTACTGCAGTTCTGGCTGGCGGCAGACAACTTTCAGAACCAGCTAGCTGCTAAAAAGGGCCAGTATGATGGCCAGGAGGCTCAAAATGACGCTATGATCCTCTACGACAA GTATTTCTCACTCCAAGCTACAAACCCTCTGGGATTTGGTGACTCCGTGCGGATGGAGATAGAGTCTAATatctgcagagagggagggcCACTCCCAGACTGTTTCACCACTCCACTCAGACAGGCATGGACCACCATGGAGAAG GTCTACATGCCAGGCTTCCTTTCCAGCAACCTTTACTACAAATACCTGAGTGACCTCATCAATTCTGTGCGGGCGGATGAGTTTGTGAATGTCAGCACTCCAGGTCAAGTCGGGCCGACGGACAACGATCGCTCAAGTTCAAATGCCAGCGATGGTTCTCATGCTCAG CAAAGTGCCAAAAAGGCTGCAATCAAAATCCTGAAAAACTTTGATGAGGCAATCACAGTGGACGTTGCCAACCTGGATCCTGAGTCTCTGTATCAGCGGCCGTACGCTGG AAAAATGACGTTCGGGAAGGTGAATGAGCTGGGCCAGTTTATCAGGGAGGCAGAGCCAGAGCCGGATGTGAAGAAATCCAAAG GTTCCATGTTTTCTCAAGCCATGAAGAAATGGGTCCAGGGCAACTCAGATGAG GCCCAGGAGGAGATGGCCTGGCAGATTGCCAAGATGATTGTCAACGATGTTGTCCACCAGTCAAACCATGACAGCCCCGGGAAGTCCACCAAG CTATGA